One window of Diabrotica undecimpunctata isolate CICGRU chromosome 8, icDiaUnde3, whole genome shotgun sequence genomic DNA carries:
- the LOC140447649 gene encoding pleckstrin homology-like domain family B member 1 isoform X3: MEIQVEEHQQVVQKSRDESEHAESPRPLSETSEMSLEVGTLNRKRKPISDKQRPLTRYLPIRGTDLDLRHHIESAGHQVVLCPHVIINSSVCRGYLHKRGSKLNGWSRRWFVFDRHKHTFAYYMDKSEKKPRGGAYFQAIEEVYLDHLNSVKSPNPHLTFIVKTHERLYYLMAPSPEAMRIWVDVIFTGAEGYREFEVET; encoded by the exons tcTCGAGATGAATCTGAACATGCCGAATCTCCAAGACCTCTGTCTGAAACTAGTGAAATGAGTCTAGAAGTTGGTACtttaaatagaaaaagaaaaccgATAAGTGATAAGCAAAGGCCGCTCACAAGATATCTTCCTATAAGAGGAACAGATCTGGATTTAAGACACCACATAGAATCAGCAG GTCACCAAGTGGTATTGTGTCCCCATGTTATTATAAACTCCAGTGTTTGCAGAGGTTATCTCCACAAAAGAGGTTCGAAATTAAATGGGTGGTCTAGAAGATGGTTTGTATTTGACAGGCATAAGCACACGTTTGCTTACTACATGGACAAAAGCGAAAAGAAGCCTAGAGGTGGAGCTTATTTTCAA gcgATCGAGGAAGTATATTTGGATCACTTAAATAGCGTGAAATCTCCAAACCCACATCTTACATTCATAGTAAAAACTCATGAACGATTATACTACTTAATGGCACCTTCCCCGGAAGCTATGAGAATTTGGGTAGATGTCATTTTTACTGGTGCTGAAGGTTACAGGGAGTTTGAAGTTGAGACTTAA
- the LOC140447649 gene encoding pleckstrin homology-like domain family B member 1 isoform X2, giving the protein MEIQVEEHQQVEQKSRDESEHAESPRPLSETSEMSLEVGTLNRKRKPISDKQRPLTRYLPIRGTDLDLRHHIESAGHQVVLCPHVIINSSVCRGYLHKRGSKLNGWSRRWFVFDRHKHTFAYYMDKSEKKPRGGAYFQAIEEVYLDHLNSVKSPNPHLTFIVKTHERLYYLMAPSPEAMRIWVDVIFTGAEGYREFEVET; this is encoded by the exons ATGGAAATACAAGTGGAAGAACATCAACAAGTAGAGCAAAAG tcTCGAGATGAATCTGAACATGCCGAATCTCCAAGACCTCTGTCTGAAACTAGTGAAATGAGTCTAGAAGTTGGTACtttaaatagaaaaagaaaaccgATAAGTGATAAGCAAAGGCCGCTCACAAGATATCTTCCTATAAGAGGAACAGATCTGGATTTAAGACACCACATAGAATCAGCAG GTCACCAAGTGGTATTGTGTCCCCATGTTATTATAAACTCCAGTGTTTGCAGAGGTTATCTCCACAAAAGAGGTTCGAAATTAAATGGGTGGTCTAGAAGATGGTTTGTATTTGACAGGCATAAGCACACGTTTGCTTACTACATGGACAAAAGCGAAAAGAAGCCTAGAGGTGGAGCTTATTTTCAA gcgATCGAGGAAGTATATTTGGATCACTTAAATAGCGTGAAATCTCCAAACCCACATCTTACATTCATAGTAAAAACTCATGAACGATTATACTACTTAATGGCACCTTCCCCGGAAGCTATGAGAATTTGGGTAGATGTCATTTTTACTGGTGCTGAAGGTTACAGGGAGTTTGAAGTTGAGACTTAA